Proteins co-encoded in one Gouania willdenowi chromosome 1, fGouWil2.1, whole genome shotgun sequence genomic window:
- the LOC114465203 gene encoding calcium-binding mitochondrial carrier protein SCaMC-3-like isoform X2, with amino-acid sequence MGPLRTSFTWAHCQDSDSSVSDREREKRWAELFDQLDLNKDGRIDIMELRAGLAKQGFSKKSLEKMVAAGDTNNDGVLDFEEFTQYLRAHEKQLKLMFHRVDKNSDGHIDAAEIQDCLRSMGVSVSMKDATRILLSMDKDGTMTIDWHEWRDYFLFNPLTNMEEVARYWKRSMMLDIGEQLTVPDDFSEEEKKSGYVWRQLLAGAMAGSVSRTGTAPLDRIKVFRQVHGSSDVRGSVKNSFNFMLKEGGPWSLWRGNGVNVLKIAPETAIKFTAYEQIKNIIRGSNESRNLRVHERFVAGSLAGATAQTAIYPMEVLKTRLTLRKTGQYSGITDCAKQILQREGVTAFYKGYIPNLLSIVPYAGIDLAVYETLKFSWLNRNRGMVDPGVMVLVGCGAVSSTCGQLASYPLALVRTRMQAQASIKGTPKLSMLALFRNILIQEGVSGLYRGISPNLLKVIPAVSVSYVVYEYTRIMLGVEIEGGLS; translated from the exons ATGGGACCCCTGAGGACTTCCTTTACTTGGGCTCACTGTCAGGACAGTGATTCGTCCGTTTccgacagagagagagagaagcgttgGGCAGAGCTGTTTGATCAGCTCGACCTCAACAAAGATGGACGCATTGACATCATGGAGCTGCGGGCCGGCTTGGCAAAACAAGGGTTTTCTAAAAAATCTTTGGAAAAA ATGGTCGCTGCTGGAGACACCAACAATGATGGAGTGCTAGACTTTGAGGAATTCACCCAGTATCTTCGGGCCCATGAAAAACAGCTGAAACTTATGTTTCACAGAGTGGACAAGAACAGCGATG GTCACATCGATGCAGCAGAGATCCAAGACTGTCTGCGTTCCATGGGTGTGAGCGTCAGCATGAAGGATGCAACACGCATTTTGCTGAG CATGGACAAGGATGGTACCATGACTATTGACTGGCATGAGTGGCGAGATTATTTCCTTTTCAACCCTCTGACTAACATGGAGGAAGTGGCTCGCTATTGGAAGCGCTCAATG ATGTTGGACATTGGCGAGCAGCTCACTGTACCTGATGACTtctcagaggaggagaagaagtcCGGCTACGTGTGGCGTCAGCTGTTGGCCGGAGCCATGGCTGGGTCTGTGTCTCGGACTGGGACGGCACCTTTGGATCGCATCAAAGTCTTCCGACAG GTTCATGGTTCATCTGATGTCAGAGGGAGTGTGAAGAACAGTTTTAACTTCATGTTGAAAGAAGGAGGCCCGTGGTCATTGTGGAGAGGAAATGGAGTCAATGTTTTAAAGATTGCCCCAGAGACTGCCATCAAGTTCACAGCCTATGAacag ATCAAAAACATAATCCGTGGCAGTAACGAATCAAGAAATCTGAGGGTTCATGAGAGGTTTGTGGCTGGTTCTTTAGCAGGAGCAACAGCTCAGACAGCTATCTATCCAATGGAG GTTTTAAAGACTCGTCTAACCCTTAGAAAAACAGGTCAATACTCAGGAATCACAGACTGTGCCAAACAGATTCTACAGAGAGAAGGTGTCACTGCCTTCTATAAGGGCTATATTCCTAACCTGCTGAGTATCGTCCCCTACGCTGGGATTGACTTGGCCGTTTACGAG actttaaagttttcTTGGCTGAACAGAAACAGGGGGATGGTAGACCCGGGCGTGATGGTACTGGTCGGATGTGGTGCTGTGTCCAGCACTTGCGGACAACTTGCAAGTTACCCGCTGGCACTGGTTCGTACTCGAATGCAGGCACAAG CTTCCATTAAAGGAACCCCTAAACTTTCCATGTTGGCCTTGTTCCGCAACATCTTGATCCAGGAGGGTGTCTCCGGACTTTATCGTGGAATTTCCCCCAACCTCCTGAAAGTCATTCCCGCTGTGAGCGTGTCCTACGTGGTCTATGAATACACACGGATAATGCTGGGAGTGGAAATTGAGG GAGGTTTGTCGTGA
- the LOC114465203 gene encoding calcium-binding mitochondrial carrier protein SCaMC-1-like isoform X3 produces the protein MNLVPPVAHVCSKSTMVAAGDTNNDGVLDFEEFTQYLRAHEKQLKLMFHRVDKNSDGHIDAAEIQDCLRSMGVSVSMKDATRILLSMDKDGTMTIDWHEWRDYFLFNPLTNMEEVARYWKRSMMLDIGEQLTVPDDFSEEEKKSGYVWRQLLAGAMAGSVSRTGTAPLDRIKVFRQVHGSSDVRGSVKNSFNFMLKEGGPWSLWRGNGVNVLKIAPETAIKFTAYEQIKNIIRGSNESRNLRVHERFVAGSLAGATAQTAIYPMEVLKTRLTLRKTGQYSGITDCAKQILQREGVTAFYKGYIPNLLSIVPYAGIDLAVYETLKFSWLNRNRGMVDPGVMVLVGCGAVSSTCGQLASYPLALVRTRMQAQASIKGTPKLSMLALFRNILIQEGVSGLYRGISPNLLKVIPAVSVSYVVYEYTRIMLGVEIEGRRGVRVKS, from the exons ATGAACCTCGTGCCaccagttgctcatgtctgctCTAAATCAACT ATGGTCGCTGCTGGAGACACCAACAATGATGGAGTGCTAGACTTTGAGGAATTCACCCAGTATCTTCGGGCCCATGAAAAACAGCTGAAACTTATGTTTCACAGAGTGGACAAGAACAGCGATG GTCACATCGATGCAGCAGAGATCCAAGACTGTCTGCGTTCCATGGGTGTGAGCGTCAGCATGAAGGATGCAACACGCATTTTGCTGAG CATGGACAAGGATGGTACCATGACTATTGACTGGCATGAGTGGCGAGATTATTTCCTTTTCAACCCTCTGACTAACATGGAGGAAGTGGCTCGCTATTGGAAGCGCTCAATG ATGTTGGACATTGGCGAGCAGCTCACTGTACCTGATGACTtctcagaggaggagaagaagtcCGGCTACGTGTGGCGTCAGCTGTTGGCCGGAGCCATGGCTGGGTCTGTGTCTCGGACTGGGACGGCACCTTTGGATCGCATCAAAGTCTTCCGACAG GTTCATGGTTCATCTGATGTCAGAGGGAGTGTGAAGAACAGTTTTAACTTCATGTTGAAAGAAGGAGGCCCGTGGTCATTGTGGAGAGGAAATGGAGTCAATGTTTTAAAGATTGCCCCAGAGACTGCCATCAAGTTCACAGCCTATGAacag ATCAAAAACATAATCCGTGGCAGTAACGAATCAAGAAATCTGAGGGTTCATGAGAGGTTTGTGGCTGGTTCTTTAGCAGGAGCAACAGCTCAGACAGCTATCTATCCAATGGAG GTTTTAAAGACTCGTCTAACCCTTAGAAAAACAGGTCAATACTCAGGAATCACAGACTGTGCCAAACAGATTCTACAGAGAGAAGGTGTCACTGCCTTCTATAAGGGCTATATTCCTAACCTGCTGAGTATCGTCCCCTACGCTGGGATTGACTTGGCCGTTTACGAG actttaaagttttcTTGGCTGAACAGAAACAGGGGGATGGTAGACCCGGGCGTGATGGTACTGGTCGGATGTGGTGCTGTGTCCAGCACTTGCGGACAACTTGCAAGTTACCCGCTGGCACTGGTTCGTACTCGAATGCAGGCACAAG CTTCCATTAAAGGAACCCCTAAACTTTCCATGTTGGCCTTGTTCCGCAACATCTTGATCCAGGAGGGTGTCTCCGGACTTTATCGTGGAATTTCCCCCAACCTCCTGAAAGTCATTCCCGCTGTGAGCGTGTCCTACGTGGTCTATGAATACACACGGATAATGCTGGGAGTGGAAATTGAGGGTAGGAGGGGAGTCAGAGTGAAGAGTTAA
- the LOC114465203 gene encoding calcium-binding mitochondrial carrier protein SCaMC-3-like isoform X1: MGPLRTSFTWAHCQDSDSSVSDREREKRWAELFDQLDLNKDGRIDIMELRAGLAKQGFSKKSLEKMVAAGDTNNDGVLDFEEFTQYLRAHEKQLKLMFHRVDKNSDGHIDAAEIQDCLRSMGVSVSMKDATRILLSMDKDGTMTIDWHEWRDYFLFNPLTNMEEVARYWKRSMMLDIGEQLTVPDDFSEEEKKSGYVWRQLLAGAMAGSVSRTGTAPLDRIKVFRQVHGSSDVRGSVKNSFNFMLKEGGPWSLWRGNGVNVLKIAPETAIKFTAYEQIKNIIRGSNESRNLRVHERFVAGSLAGATAQTAIYPMEVLKTRLTLRKTGQYSGITDCAKQILQREGVTAFYKGYIPNLLSIVPYAGIDLAVYETLKFSWLNRNRGMVDPGVMVLVGCGAVSSTCGQLASYPLALVRTRMQAQASIKGTPKLSMLALFRNILIQEGVSGLYRGISPNLLKVIPAVSVSYVVYEYTRIMLGVEIEGRRGVRVKS; the protein is encoded by the exons ATGGGACCCCTGAGGACTTCCTTTACTTGGGCTCACTGTCAGGACAGTGATTCGTCCGTTTccgacagagagagagagaagcgttgGGCAGAGCTGTTTGATCAGCTCGACCTCAACAAAGATGGACGCATTGACATCATGGAGCTGCGGGCCGGCTTGGCAAAACAAGGGTTTTCTAAAAAATCTTTGGAAAAA ATGGTCGCTGCTGGAGACACCAACAATGATGGAGTGCTAGACTTTGAGGAATTCACCCAGTATCTTCGGGCCCATGAAAAACAGCTGAAACTTATGTTTCACAGAGTGGACAAGAACAGCGATG GTCACATCGATGCAGCAGAGATCCAAGACTGTCTGCGTTCCATGGGTGTGAGCGTCAGCATGAAGGATGCAACACGCATTTTGCTGAG CATGGACAAGGATGGTACCATGACTATTGACTGGCATGAGTGGCGAGATTATTTCCTTTTCAACCCTCTGACTAACATGGAGGAAGTGGCTCGCTATTGGAAGCGCTCAATG ATGTTGGACATTGGCGAGCAGCTCACTGTACCTGATGACTtctcagaggaggagaagaagtcCGGCTACGTGTGGCGTCAGCTGTTGGCCGGAGCCATGGCTGGGTCTGTGTCTCGGACTGGGACGGCACCTTTGGATCGCATCAAAGTCTTCCGACAG GTTCATGGTTCATCTGATGTCAGAGGGAGTGTGAAGAACAGTTTTAACTTCATGTTGAAAGAAGGAGGCCCGTGGTCATTGTGGAGAGGAAATGGAGTCAATGTTTTAAAGATTGCCCCAGAGACTGCCATCAAGTTCACAGCCTATGAacag ATCAAAAACATAATCCGTGGCAGTAACGAATCAAGAAATCTGAGGGTTCATGAGAGGTTTGTGGCTGGTTCTTTAGCAGGAGCAACAGCTCAGACAGCTATCTATCCAATGGAG GTTTTAAAGACTCGTCTAACCCTTAGAAAAACAGGTCAATACTCAGGAATCACAGACTGTGCCAAACAGATTCTACAGAGAGAAGGTGTCACTGCCTTCTATAAGGGCTATATTCCTAACCTGCTGAGTATCGTCCCCTACGCTGGGATTGACTTGGCCGTTTACGAG actttaaagttttcTTGGCTGAACAGAAACAGGGGGATGGTAGACCCGGGCGTGATGGTACTGGTCGGATGTGGTGCTGTGTCCAGCACTTGCGGACAACTTGCAAGTTACCCGCTGGCACTGGTTCGTACTCGAATGCAGGCACAAG CTTCCATTAAAGGAACCCCTAAACTTTCCATGTTGGCCTTGTTCCGCAACATCTTGATCCAGGAGGGTGTCTCCGGACTTTATCGTGGAATTTCCCCCAACCTCCTGAAAGTCATTCCCGCTGTGAGCGTGTCCTACGTGGTCTATGAATACACACGGATAATGCTGGGAGTGGAAATTGAGGGTAGGAGGGGAGTCAGAGTGAAGAGTTAA
- the LOC114465203 gene encoding calcium-binding mitochondrial carrier protein SCaMC-3-like isoform X4, protein MLDIGEQLTVPDDFSEEEKKSGYVWRQLLAGAMAGSVSRTGTAPLDRIKVFRQVHGSSDVRGSVKNSFNFMLKEGGPWSLWRGNGVNVLKIAPETAIKFTAYEQIKNIIRGSNESRNLRVHERFVAGSLAGATAQTAIYPMEVLKTRLTLRKTGQYSGITDCAKQILQREGVTAFYKGYIPNLLSIVPYAGIDLAVYETLKFSWLNRNRGMVDPGVMVLVGCGAVSSTCGQLASYPLALVRTRMQAQASIKGTPKLSMLALFRNILIQEGVSGLYRGISPNLLKVIPAVSVSYVVYEYTRIMLGVEIEGRRGVRVKS, encoded by the exons ATGTTGGACATTGGCGAGCAGCTCACTGTACCTGATGACTtctcagaggaggagaagaagtcCGGCTACGTGTGGCGTCAGCTGTTGGCCGGAGCCATGGCTGGGTCTGTGTCTCGGACTGGGACGGCACCTTTGGATCGCATCAAAGTCTTCCGACAG GTTCATGGTTCATCTGATGTCAGAGGGAGTGTGAAGAACAGTTTTAACTTCATGTTGAAAGAAGGAGGCCCGTGGTCATTGTGGAGAGGAAATGGAGTCAATGTTTTAAAGATTGCCCCAGAGACTGCCATCAAGTTCACAGCCTATGAacag ATCAAAAACATAATCCGTGGCAGTAACGAATCAAGAAATCTGAGGGTTCATGAGAGGTTTGTGGCTGGTTCTTTAGCAGGAGCAACAGCTCAGACAGCTATCTATCCAATGGAG GTTTTAAAGACTCGTCTAACCCTTAGAAAAACAGGTCAATACTCAGGAATCACAGACTGTGCCAAACAGATTCTACAGAGAGAAGGTGTCACTGCCTTCTATAAGGGCTATATTCCTAACCTGCTGAGTATCGTCCCCTACGCTGGGATTGACTTGGCCGTTTACGAG actttaaagttttcTTGGCTGAACAGAAACAGGGGGATGGTAGACCCGGGCGTGATGGTACTGGTCGGATGTGGTGCTGTGTCCAGCACTTGCGGACAACTTGCAAGTTACCCGCTGGCACTGGTTCGTACTCGAATGCAGGCACAAG CTTCCATTAAAGGAACCCCTAAACTTTCCATGTTGGCCTTGTTCCGCAACATCTTGATCCAGGAGGGTGTCTCCGGACTTTATCGTGGAATTTCCCCCAACCTCCTGAAAGTCATTCCCGCTGTGAGCGTGTCCTACGTGGTCTATGAATACACACGGATAATGCTGGGAGTGGAAATTGAGGGTAGGAGGGGAGTCAGAGTGAAGAGTTAA
- the c1h19orf53 gene encoding leydig cell tumor 10 kDa protein homolog → MAQGSQKFKAQRPGAKKQHVNKRKGPKKGARAIAPKKAQVVEQQKLKKGLEVAIRNQIEHEVAHKASSSLHKPLTVVKGAEKKGKPAAAHPGSSSK, encoded by the exons ATGGCTCAGGGTTCACAGAAATTTAAAGCTCAGCGCCCAGGAGCCAAAAAACAGCACGTAAACAAACGAAAAGGACCAAAGAAAGGAG CGAGAGCCATTGCCCCTAAGAAGGCTCAGGTGGTTGAGCAACAGAAGCTGAAGAAG GGCCTGGAGGTGGCTATCAGGAACCAGATCGAGCATGAGGTGGCCCACAAGGCCAGCTCCTCCCTCCACAAACCACTGACTGTGGTTAAAGGAGCAGAGAAGAAAGGAAAACCTGCAGCTGCTCATCCTGGATCCAGCTCCAAATAG